A single region of the Gilliamella apis genome encodes:
- a CDS encoding IgaA/UmoB family intracellular growth attenuator, with the protein MDLYLVFKIGILIFGLISWFLYKSDRSINKNVLNDHIRQRERIRDLTDEELELLQPFLTSKLAVYPYNFQSSLIDNKVSYLLGTCTRKSLYSNTEEIAYYYDVDNIEIFFPYNMDMYIDGSNIFEVVFTKHYGIVIKVNDYDIKTAFENYDPNEEYLFRDVKQTKSKEKIFDNEFFEEHNTTHRQDGINSSDVESLSIYNDSKNLDNNQAYLEASKNYYKLLYQREETQFEAAIRRKHSLGWLTSLCLILATVLLIRSWLGENDQISILILICLGAAAFFAWYKPKDYLNPQQVSVVKAKIYDKDPNTCSIEVGNLMVLEYPKYWLNFIPETSDLATEMVISNDNKKLLRYGQTLSINNEVEQFGPPKLVSRNKILFVIGGILSAILYYYTDPVNNGYFAYQYYSQQSENLQIKDFTTLKNSDIKPGDMVNITINNTSCDVNDLNEDYQCHNFFINNEPMALKENNVMAIEGSLKHIFDTKFVDDVVDTEMLRFQNVQSLYVDMLNRSSNDGRYVKNSFSKIESIGQMVIDIDKVCKILPVKECDNVKYNLTHLFDTSRSKANITWDDLLTESTKNPDFSEIVETRRMHSLKQALEPFKSELQSELVNVISKYQSDNGVKITLTNQSYVDMAPLVMSKSMRFDENGYINYYFAILNNNIPANINIVGSVSDILYHKVENSDRHNLETQSISGLKVNANHHYNLDENQQLSSNLLIIINVIMFVMMTLIATINAVKLVQKTRINRNRSKEIIKYYQDRLI; encoded by the coding sequence TAGTATCAATAAGAACGTTTTAAATGATCATATAAGACAACGTGAACGAATAAGAGATTTAACCGATGAAGAACTAGAACTGTTACAACCCTTTCTAACTAGTAAATTAGCAGTTTATCCTTATAATTTTCAATCATCCTTGATTGATAACAAAGTATCGTATTTACTTGGTACTTGTACTCGTAAAAGTCTTTATAGCAACACAGAAGAAATCGCCTATTATTATGATGTCGATAATATTGAAATATTCTTTCCATATAATATGGATATGTATATTGATGGATCAAATATTTTTGAAGTTGTATTTACCAAACATTATGGGATCGTTATTAAAGTAAATGATTATGATATCAAAACAGCATTTGAAAATTATGATCCAAATGAGGAATATTTATTTAGAGATGTAAAGCAAACTAAATCTAAAGAAAAGATTTTTGACAATGAATTCTTTGAAGAACACAATACTACCCATCGTCAAGATGGTATTAATTCTTCTGATGTTGAATCACTCAGCATTTATAATGATAGTAAAAATCTAGATAATAATCAGGCTTATTTAGAAGCATCAAAAAATTACTATAAACTCCTCTATCAACGAGAAGAAACTCAATTTGAAGCTGCTATACGTCGTAAACATAGCCTTGGTTGGTTGACATCGCTTTGCTTAATTTTAGCTACGGTTCTCTTGATACGCTCATGGTTGGGAGAAAATGATCAGATATCTATTTTAATATTAATTTGTCTCGGCGCAGCTGCCTTTTTTGCTTGGTATAAACCTAAAGATTATTTAAACCCACAGCAAGTATCCGTCGTTAAAGCAAAAATTTATGATAAAGATCCTAACACTTGTTCCATAGAGGTAGGAAATCTCATGGTTTTAGAATATCCCAAGTATTGGTTAAATTTTATTCCTGAGACTTCAGATCTCGCGACTGAAATGGTTATCAGTAATGATAATAAAAAATTACTTCGCTATGGTCAGACTTTATCCATTAATAATGAAGTAGAGCAATTTGGACCACCAAAGCTAGTTTCAAGAAATAAGATTTTATTCGTGATTGGCGGAATTCTATCTGCTATTCTCTATTATTATACTGATCCAGTTAATAATGGTTATTTTGCTTATCAATATTACAGTCAACAATCTGAAAATCTGCAAATTAAAGATTTCACCACTTTAAAAAATAGTGATATCAAGCCGGGTGACATGGTGAATATCACCATCAATAATACGTCATGTGATGTCAATGATTTAAACGAAGACTATCAATGTCATAACTTCTTTATCAATAATGAACCAATGGCTTTGAAGGAAAATAATGTCATGGCCATCGAAGGTTCATTAAAACATATTTTTGATACAAAATTTGTTGATGACGTGGTCGATACGGAAATGTTGCGTTTTCAAAATGTACAAAGCCTATATGTTGATATGCTTAACCGCAGTTCAAATGATGGACGTTATGTTAAAAATTCATTTTCTAAAATAGAAAGTATTGGTCAAATGGTAATTGATATTGATAAGGTTTGTAAGATTTTACCGGTTAAAGAATGTGACAATGTCAAATACAATCTGACTCATTTGTTTGATACCAGTAGGAGCAAGGCAAATATTACATGGGATGATTTATTGACTGAGTCTACAAAAAATCCTGATTTTAGTGAAATAGTCGAAACCCGCAGAATGCATAGCCTCAAACAGGCGCTTGAACCATTTAAATCAGAACTTCAAAGTGAATTGGTGAATGTCATTTCTAAATATCAATCTGACAACGGTGTAAAAATTACATTAACCAATCAAAGCTATGTTGACATGGCTCCATTAGTAATGAGTAAATCGATGAGATTCGATGAAAATGGTTATATTAATTATTATTTTGCTATTTTAAACAATAATATCCCTGCGAATATTAATATCGTTGGTTCGGTAAGTGATATTCTTTATCACAAGGTTGAAAATTCTGATAGACATAATCTTGAAACACAGAGTATTTCTGGTCTGAAAGTGAACGCAAATCATCATTATAATTTGGACGAAAATCAACAGTTATCATCAAATTTATTGATTATTATTAATGTTATTATGTTTGTCATGATGACTTTAATCGCTACGATTAATGCTGTAAAACTAGTTCAGAAAACGAGAATTAATCGAAATCGTTCTAAAGAAATTATTAAATATTATCAAGATAGGTTAATTTAG
- a CDS encoding IgaA/UmoB family intracellular growth attenuator: MLANIICFIVIPALAFLVLRIGILTQKELDKLSQKKQAEIDPFIRENAIRQLTEEEILLLQPYLDNEDHIPPPYQWQSSLINYDVMRIKAYIEKDYPDKQNNNYYYKMGYIRLFFPYNMSYRILGLRDSFDSELPKNKSDYINTAEVVFTKSYAIVVKINTCELLEAGLNLSGRKEGQIEDYWQTGNLKPIGLSSAEKSNETITQLLTEESEKTPPFEIVNKREKNQFEIAMEDQSNSGKLMIFLFVLGVMGLLVLEHFQSLLLAFFSIICFILAMIVSHIKREIPTEYVNHIKAQKLGIESYFYVNTPEHWRMFISNKSETPIDMEVDINSRKLLSYGGYLSISEEVENYGAPKFIKHNVKLAITGLILVVLIYYFTNAGEKFDFSYQQLTSQATIWNIDDKTNLKKIAIQFMDRVNLDLSSVSCDIQNENEDHSQCNKIFVNTNPIGSTKLNLFSSWPQSTQAIYDSNILRMTKDSEVIVMTALANKYLNQRLENDSKYRNNPKYKQYTKNKNIVELIKIYNIETAIPTFDDSCKHLNLEPCDQIKNSLANLLSEISGVDLNNWSDVVAYAKSHYNIQKIVNLNSAQNIVQLIAQYRKNILKHFIFDAKEKVAMLQNDENNLSLQFTKLIPLYDKNYNYKYNNEIFKEQLDYYNGILMGNNAHLKITGVVTNVSYHNGTVSKLTISTDPIYSIDKNQLFSFLSPILINNFVFLFVILITLINCTLFIWKKAANQLRLEKIISNYSDKILKNHSMVGD, from the coding sequence ATGTTAGCAAATATTATCTGTTTTATCGTTATTCCAGCTCTTGCTTTCTTGGTGCTACGCATAGGTATCTTGACTCAAAAAGAACTAGATAAACTTTCCCAAAAAAAGCAAGCCGAAATTGATCCTTTTATTCGTGAAAATGCTATTCGACAGTTAACTGAAGAAGAAATTCTTCTTCTTCAACCTTATCTTGATAATGAAGATCATATTCCTCCTCCTTATCAATGGCAAAGTTCATTAATCAATTATGATGTCATGAGAATTAAAGCGTATATTGAAAAAGATTATCCAGATAAACAAAATAATAATTACTATTACAAGATGGGTTATATACGGTTATTCTTTCCTTACAATATGTCTTACCGTATTTTAGGTCTTCGTGATAGTTTTGATAGCGAACTACCTAAAAATAAGTCTGACTATATCAATACCGCTGAAGTTGTGTTTACTAAAAGTTATGCCATTGTCGTTAAAATAAACACTTGTGAGTTATTGGAAGCAGGTCTAAATCTATCTGGTCGAAAAGAGGGGCAAATTGAAGATTATTGGCAGACCGGCAATTTGAAACCTATTGGTTTGAGTAGCGCTGAAAAGTCAAATGAAACCATTACCCAACTTCTAACAGAAGAATCAGAAAAGACACCGCCTTTTGAGATTGTTAACAAAAGAGAAAAAAATCAATTTGAAATTGCAATGGAAGACCAAAGTAACTCCGGAAAATTAATGATTTTTTTGTTTGTATTAGGTGTGATGGGGTTATTGGTTTTAGAGCATTTTCAATCGCTATTGTTGGCATTTTTCTCAATCATATGCTTTATATTAGCTATGATAGTATCGCATATAAAACGAGAAATACCTACTGAATATGTCAACCATATCAAAGCGCAAAAATTGGGTATTGAATCATACTTTTATGTTAACACTCCCGAACACTGGAGAATGTTCATATCAAATAAAAGTGAAACTCCAATTGATATGGAGGTTGACATTAATTCTCGAAAATTACTCAGTTATGGCGGCTATTTATCAATAAGTGAAGAAGTGGAAAATTATGGTGCACCAAAATTTATCAAGCATAATGTTAAATTGGCTATTACAGGATTAATATTGGTTGTATTAATTTACTATTTTACCAATGCCGGTGAAAAATTTGATTTTAGCTATCAGCAATTAACCTCACAAGCCACTATTTGGAACATTGATGATAAAACTAACTTAAAGAAAATAGCCATTCAATTTATGGATCGGGTTAATCTCGATTTATCAAGTGTCTCGTGTGATATTCAAAATGAAAATGAAGATCATTCTCAATGTAATAAAATATTTGTTAATACCAATCCAATAGGCAGTACAAAACTTAATCTTTTTTCTTCATGGCCTCAATCAACACAAGCGATTTATGATAGCAATATTTTAAGAATGACAAAAGATTCAGAAGTTATTGTAATGACTGCGTTAGCCAACAAATATTTAAATCAGCGTTTAGAGAATGACTCCAAATATAGGAATAATCCAAAATACAAACAATACACGAAAAACAAAAATATAGTTGAATTGATAAAAATCTATAATATTGAGACAGCTATTCCAACCTTTGATGACAGTTGTAAACATCTAAACCTTGAACCTTGTGACCAAATTAAAAACAGTCTAGCCAATTTACTGTCAGAGATAAGTGGTGTTGATTTAAACAATTGGTCTGACGTGGTGGCTTATGCGAAATCGCATTACAACATTCAAAAAATAGTAAATTTAAACTCGGCGCAAAATATTGTCCAACTAATTGCTCAATATCGAAAAAATATTCTTAAACATTTTATCTTTGATGCTAAAGAAAAAGTAGCAATGCTGCAAAATGATGAAAATAACCTTAGTTTACAATTTACTAAATTGATCCCACTCTATGATAAAAATTATAATTACAAATATAATAATGAAATTTTCAAAGAACAACTTGATTATTATAATGGTATTTTAATGGGAAATAATGCTCACTTAAAAATTACAGGTGTAGTCACTAATGTGAGTTACCATAATGGAACAGTTTCAAAACTAACTATTTCAACAGATCCTATCTATAGTATTGATAAAAATCAGTTGTTTTCATTTTTATCACCGATTTTGATCAACAATTTTGTGTTTCTATTTGTTATCTTAATCACCTTAATTAATTGTACTTTGTTTATTTGGAAAAAAGCTGCCAATCAATTACGACTTGAAAAAATTATTTCTAATTATAGTGATAAAATTTTAAAAAACCATTCAATGGTTGGGGATTAA
- the pyrG gene encoding glutamine hydrolyzing CTP synthase, with product MVTNYIFVTGGVVSSLGKGIAAASLAAILEARNLKVTMLKLDPYINVDPGTMSPIQHGEVFVTEDGAETDLDLGHYERFIRTKMSRKNNFTTGRIYSDVLRKERRGDYLGATVQVIPHITNAIKDRVIDGAKGYDVAIVEVGGTVGDIESLPFLEAIRQLAVDVGREHTLFMHLTLVPYLASSGEVKTKPTQHSVKELLSIGIQPDVLICRSDRIIPANERAKIALFCNVPERAVISLKDVDSIYKIPALLKSQNLDTFVCNRFHLECKEADLSEWEQVIYEEANPVGEVTIGMVGKYIALPDAYKSVNEALKHGGLKNRLTVHIRYIDSEDLESRGTELLQDLDAILIPGGFGYRGVEGKIMAARYARENKIPYLGICLGLQVALIEYARNVAGIKDANSTEFVKDCANPVIALITEWSDESGKVVQRSEDSDLGGTMRLGSQICHLEPSSLVAGMYKKESITERHRHRYEVNNNLLPEVVKAGLKVTGLSTDKKLVEIIEIPDHPWFVACQFHPEFTSTPRDGHPLFSSFIKAAKDHQDQQQK from the coding sequence ATGGTCACGAATTATATTTTTGTAACAGGCGGTGTCGTTTCTTCTTTAGGTAAAGGCATTGCCGCAGCATCTTTAGCTGCAATTTTAGAAGCCCGCAATTTAAAAGTCACCATGCTAAAACTTGATCCCTACATCAACGTCGATCCGGGAACAATGAGTCCAATTCAACATGGTGAAGTTTTTGTGACTGAAGACGGTGCCGAAACCGATCTTGATTTGGGGCATTATGAGCGTTTTATTCGCACCAAAATGAGCCGAAAAAACAATTTTACCACTGGACGTATTTATTCTGATGTTTTGCGAAAAGAACGTCGTGGTGATTATTTAGGCGCAACAGTTCAAGTTATCCCTCATATTACTAATGCGATTAAAGATCGTGTTATTGATGGTGCAAAAGGTTACGATGTCGCTATCGTTGAAGTCGGTGGTACTGTTGGTGATATTGAATCATTACCATTTTTGGAAGCTATTCGCCAATTAGCGGTAGATGTTGGTCGTGAACATACTTTGTTTATGCATTTAACTTTAGTTCCTTACCTTGCATCATCTGGTGAAGTTAAAACTAAACCAACGCAACACTCAGTGAAAGAGTTATTATCAATTGGTATTCAACCGGATGTCTTAATTTGTCGTTCAGATCGCATTATTCCAGCCAATGAAAGAGCTAAAATTGCGCTATTTTGTAATGTGCCTGAGCGTGCGGTGATTTCACTTAAAGATGTTGATTCTATTTATAAGATCCCTGCATTATTAAAATCACAAAATTTAGATACTTTTGTTTGCAATCGCTTCCATCTTGAATGTAAAGAAGCGGATCTATCTGAATGGGAACAAGTGATTTATGAAGAAGCCAACCCAGTTGGTGAAGTGACCATTGGTATGGTTGGTAAATATATTGCGTTACCTGATGCTTATAAATCAGTTAATGAAGCATTAAAACATGGTGGTTTAAAGAATCGTTTAACTGTACATATTCGTTATATTGATTCAGAAGATCTTGAATCACGAGGCACTGAATTATTACAAGATTTAGATGCAATATTAATTCCTGGTGGCTTTGGCTATCGTGGAGTTGAAGGTAAAATTATGGCTGCACGTTATGCTCGTGAAAACAAGATCCCTTACTTAGGTATTTGTCTTGGTTTACAAGTAGCATTAATTGAATATGCTCGTAATGTTGCCGGCATCAAAGATGCTAATTCAACAGAGTTTGTTAAAGATTGCGCAAACCCAGTAATCGCATTAATTACTGAATGGAGCGATGAATCAGGAAAAGTGGTTCAGCGCAGTGAAGATAGTGATCTAGGTGGTACTATGCGTTTAGGTTCACAAATTTGTCATTTAGAGCCTAGTTCATTAGTTGCAGGTATGTACAAAAAAGAATCGATTACCGAACGTCATCGCCATCGTTATGAAGTTAACAACAATTTATTACCAGAAGTGGTTAAAGCTGGATTAAAAGTAACAGGATTATCAACTGATAAAAAACTAGTAGAAATCATTGAAATTCCTGATCATCCATGGTTTGTTGCGTGTCAATTCCATCCGGAATTCACTTCAACACCACGTGATGGACATCCATTATTTAGTAGTTTTATTAAAGCTGCCAAAGATCATCAAGATCAGCAGCAAAAATAG
- the eno gene encoding phosphopyruvate hydratase, translating into MAKIVKVHGREVIDSRGNPTVEAEVHLEGGFVGLAIVPSGASTGSREALELRDGDKSRFLGKGVLKAVENVNGPIAKAVVGKDALDQAAIDQVMLDLDGTDFKSNLGANSILAVSLATAKAAAAAKGVPLYQHIADLNGTPGQYSMPLPMMNIINGGEHADNNIDLQEFMIQPVGAKTVREAIRMGSEVFHNLAKVLHDKGMNTAVGDEGGFAPNLGSNAEALACIKEAVEKAGYVLGKDITLAMDCAASEFYNKETGKYVLKGEGNKEFTAQEFTHYLEGLTEQYPIVSIEDGLDESDWEGWAYQTKALGDKIQLVGDDLFVTNTKIFKQGIEKGIANSILVKVNQIGTLTESIAAVKMAKDAGYTAVISHRSGETEDSTIADLAVGLAAGQIKTGSMSRSDRVAKYNQLIRIEEALGSKAPFNGLKEVKGQ; encoded by the coding sequence ATGGCAAAAATCGTTAAAGTACATGGTCGTGAAGTCATCGACTCTCGTGGTAACCCAACTGTTGAAGCTGAAGTTCATTTAGAAGGTGGTTTCGTTGGTCTTGCAATCGTTCCATCAGGAGCATCAACAGGTTCACGTGAAGCATTAGAACTTCGTGATGGTGACAAATCTCGCTTTTTAGGTAAAGGCGTACTTAAAGCTGTTGAAAACGTAAATGGCCCAATTGCTAAAGCAGTTGTTGGTAAAGATGCGTTAGATCAAGCAGCTATCGACCAAGTCATGCTTGACTTAGACGGTACTGATTTCAAATCAAACTTAGGTGCTAACTCAATTCTAGCTGTATCTTTAGCTACAGCTAAAGCTGCAGCTGCAGCTAAAGGTGTACCACTTTATCAACATATCGCTGATCTTAATGGTACTCCAGGTCAATACTCTATGCCATTACCAATGATGAACATCATCAATGGTGGTGAACACGCTGATAATAACATCGACTTACAAGAATTTATGATTCAACCAGTTGGTGCTAAAACTGTTCGTGAAGCAATCCGTATGGGTTCTGAAGTATTCCACAACTTAGCAAAAGTTCTTCATGATAAAGGTATGAACACTGCTGTTGGTGATGAAGGTGGTTTTGCTCCTAACTTAGGTTCAAATGCTGAAGCATTAGCTTGCATCAAAGAAGCAGTTGAAAAAGCTGGTTATGTATTAGGTAAAGACATTACTTTAGCGATGGACTGTGCAGCTTCTGAATTCTATAACAAAGAAACGGGTAAATACGTATTAAAAGGTGAAGGTAATAAAGAGTTCACTGCTCAAGAATTTACTCACTATCTAGAAGGTTTAACTGAACAATATCCAATCGTATCTATCGAAGATGGTTTAGACGAAAGCGATTGGGAAGGTTGGGCATACCAAACTAAAGCATTAGGTGACAAAATTCAATTAGTTGGTGATGATCTATTTGTAACTAACACTAAAATCTTCAAACAAGGTATCGAGAAAGGTATCGCTAACTCAATCCTAGTTAAAGTTAACCAAATTGGTACTTTAACTGAATCTATCGCAGCTGTTAAAATGGCCAAAGATGCAGGTTATACTGCGGTTATCTCTCACCGTTCAGGTGAAACTGAAGATTCAACTATTGCTGATTTAGCTGTTGGTTTAGCTGCTGGTCAAATCAAAACTGGTTCAATGAGCCGTTCTGACCGTGTTGCTAAATACAACCAATTAATCCGTATTGAAGAAGCTTTAGGTTCAAAAGCACCATTTAACGGTTTAAAGGAAGTTAAAGGTCAATAA
- a CDS encoding VirK/YbjX family protein, producing the protein MNNITNMSQPKSKWQLFNWLCSGKLPLNELWLKPTYRYKFFFRTLFLSPITLKLLDKLRQYKLLGYYLSCQTNLPCKLQRPYLASCLSQQERYEALAYHYDFLANRPDSMTKAFYNLDIPFELASIRAKNDANIKIAIQARNKYAREGELSLYFYDNDGIDLATLTFTIAQYQQKSTLFISGLQGTGHHEARTRVQQATKQCYGLFPKRIAVEAALIIAGYFQLEQIIAVGNKTHVYNNWRYNSRQERILSDYDDFWLTIDGKQDSRSLFILPNQINRKSLEEVASKKRSEYRNRYALLDELKNNIETQLASLK; encoded by the coding sequence ATGAATAATATTACGAATATGTCCCAGCCTAAAAGTAAATGGCAACTTTTTAACTGGCTTTGTTCAGGTAAATTACCACTTAACGAATTATGGCTTAAACCGACTTATCGTTATAAATTTTTTTTTCGAACTCTATTTTTAAGTCCTATTACGCTTAAACTATTAGACAAATTAAGACAATACAAGTTACTTGGTTACTATTTATCATGCCAAACTAATTTACCTTGTAAACTACAACGACCTTATTTAGCTTCATGTTTGAGCCAACAAGAACGGTACGAGGCATTAGCTTATCATTATGATTTTTTAGCTAATCGTCCTGATAGCATGACAAAAGCCTTCTATAACTTAGATATTCCCTTTGAATTAGCCAGTATTAGGGCAAAAAATGACGCCAATATAAAAATTGCGATTCAAGCACGTAATAAATATGCTCGGGAAGGGGAACTCAGCCTCTATTTTTATGACAATGATGGCATTGACTTAGCGACGTTAACTTTTACTATCGCGCAATATCAACAAAAGTCGACACTTTTTATTTCCGGCTTACAAGGAACAGGGCATCATGAAGCTCGAACCCGAGTACAACAGGCAACAAAACAGTGCTATGGGCTTTTTCCTAAACGTATTGCAGTTGAGGCTGCGTTAATTATTGCTGGTTATTTTCAACTTGAACAAATTATTGCGGTGGGCAATAAAACTCATGTCTACAACAACTGGCGTTATAATAGCCGACAAGAAAGAATCTTATCTGATTATGATGATTTTTGGTTAACTATTGATGGTAAGCAAGATTCAAGATCGTTATTTATATTGCCAAACCAGATTAACCGCAAATCACTGGAAGAAGTTGCCAGTAAAAAGCGTTCTGAGTATCGCAATCGTTATGCATTATTAGATGAGCTCAAGAACAATATTGAAACACAATTAGCATCATTAAAATAA
- a CDS encoding lysine exporter LysO family protein: MYFGILIALVPLCLGYLIKFKEQKWITKINQILSWMVYFILFIMGTELAHLDNLAANLKIILFYTGIIFICTFGGNFIFLAIVDLFLPWRTSHSNATYQSRFKMILESLRVCIALIAGFVAGLFPLFIWQYSEDITKVVLVFLLLLIGIQLRSNNISLKQILLNKVGIATTIIVILSTFLGGIIAAFILAQPVRVGLAMSSGFGWYSLSGILMTEAHGPIIGSATFLNDILRELCAIILIPTLIKRYKLTALGLCGATSMDFTLPMLQKGAGVSIVPPAIVQGFLLTLIMPIFMTLFNSGLF, encoded by the coding sequence ATGTATTTTGGTATTCTTATTGCTTTAGTACCGTTATGTTTAGGTTATTTGATTAAATTCAAAGAGCAAAAGTGGATAACCAAGATTAATCAGATCTTAAGTTGGATGGTCTATTTTATATTATTTATAATGGGAACCGAACTAGCTCATTTAGATAATCTCGCTGCTAATTTAAAAATTATCTTATTTTATACTGGTATTATTTTTATCTGTACTTTTGGCGGTAATTTTATTTTTTTAGCTATTGTTGATCTTTTTTTACCATGGCGTACTTCACATAGTAATGCAACTTATCAATCACGATTTAAAATGATCTTGGAATCTTTGCGGGTCTGTATTGCATTGATAGCAGGATTTGTTGCAGGACTTTTTCCTCTGTTTATTTGGCAATATAGTGAAGATATTACCAAAGTGGTTTTAGTATTTTTACTATTACTTATTGGTATTCAGTTGCGTAGTAATAATATTTCGTTAAAACAGATTTTATTGAATAAAGTGGGTATTGCTACTACCATTATTGTCATTCTAAGTACCTTTTTAGGTGGTATTATTGCCGCCTTCATATTGGCACAACCAGTGCGAGTAGGGTTGGCAATGTCATCAGGATTTGGTTGGTATTCGTTATCGGGAATATTAATGACCGAAGCTCATGGTCCAATCATTGGTAGTGCTACTTTCTTAAATGACATTCTACGAGAATTATGTGCCATTATCTTAATTCCTACCTTAATCAAACGATATAAACTTACAGCACTAGGTTTATGTGGTGCAACCTCAATGGATTTTACCTTACCTATGCTACAAAAAGGAGCAGGGGTTAGTATTGTACCACCAGCAATCGTTCAAGGTTTTTTATTAACGTTAATAATGCCAATATTTATGACTCTATTTAATTCTGGCTTATTTTAA
- a CDS encoding PT domain-containing protein, producing MFRGQPASQPASQPASQPASQPASQPASHKLGLLKGLLSQACINHPIASQRFFISVKEIITAKTYSLNLQLSLNFLCLKPTFLTILAISSLLILSINSAYALNASTANAIHGNGPYLSFDGINRASTAEPLLWLRLSNGTVYEPYQDRSSSNNPIALPESITKVKDIQTIIPFNNYPSISLSSVIASNNYFNDIDGDIGISSSGTLNVKWSDVNNNDITNWVKNNQDASLSTTDSPYKVTISSTSGRLSTRYGLPQSSDISNFQGASHTYYILPASQARALRTQGLNGGHSFDVTSDINKNFPTTGGDGLSYYLYLSDISSEEVIAVNGTNVNAVKGEGVYLTLSPERKFVVKITLNGPKVQEKLIVVNGKPVTVITTVDKKFTWSTFVLYADRNHSKVLYQFRINKWFIRHGVGSIVNNGNRIISSPSMENCRKLPKEPDIYITPDPRHLSKYRSKGQFFEGEKVSLNTLFGEWGEYIGLWNVENKVQSSAETVYKGVLGVSAIGTYSIICITGSPK from the coding sequence TTGTTTAGAGGCCAGCCAGCCAGCCAGCCAGCCAGCCAGCCAGCCAGCCAGCCAGCCAGCCAGCCAGCCAGCCAGCCAGCCAGCCATAAATTAGGGTTATTAAAGGGATTATTAAGTCAAGCTTGCATAAATCATCCAATTGCAAGTCAACGATTCTTTATTTCCGTTAAAGAAATCATTACCGCTAAAACTTATTCACTTAACTTACAGTTAAGTCTTAACTTTTTGTGTTTAAAACCAACATTTTTAACCATATTAGCTATATCTAGTTTATTAATCCTTTCAATTAATTCGGCATATGCATTAAATGCCAGTACGGCCAATGCAATTCATGGAAATGGCCCGTATCTCTCTTTTGATGGAATAAATCGCGCTTCTACTGCAGAGCCACTGCTTTGGCTTAGATTATCAAATGGTACGGTTTATGAGCCTTATCAAGACCGTTCAAGCAGCAACAATCCGATAGCGTTACCTGAGTCGATTACTAAAGTAAAGGATATCCAAACAATTATACCGTTTAATAATTATCCTAGTATTAGTTTAAGTAGCGTTATCGCAAGCAATAATTATTTTAATGATATTGATGGAGATATAGGAATTAGTTCATCGGGCACCTTAAATGTGAAGTGGAGTGACGTTAATAATAACGATATAACTAATTGGGTTAAAAATAATCAAGATGCATCTTTGTCAACTACCGATTCGCCCTATAAAGTTACCATTTCGTCTACAAGTGGACGTTTATCAACGCGTTATGGACTTCCACAATCAAGTGATATAAGCAATTTTCAGGGAGCAAGCCATACTTATTACATATTACCCGCATCTCAAGCTAGGGCGTTAAGAACACAAGGCTTAAATGGAGGACACTCATTTGATGTTACATCAGATATAAATAAAAATTTTCCTACAACAGGTGGTGATGGATTGAGTTATTATTTATATTTAAGTGATATTAGTTCAGAAGAGGTGATTGCAGTTAATGGCACAAATGTTAATGCAGTAAAGGGGGAAGGCGTATATCTAACTTTATCACCGGAGAGAAAATTTGTAGTAAAAATAACATTAAATGGCCCTAAAGTTCAGGAAAAGCTTATAGTTGTAAATGGGAAGCCGGTAACGGTTATAACAACGGTGGATAAGAAATTTACATGGTCAACATTTGTTCTCTATGCAGATAGAAATCACAGTAAAGTACTTTACCAGTTTAGAATCAATAAATGGTTTATTAGACATGGCGTAGGATCTATAGTAAACAATGGCAACAGAATAATATCATCTCCCTCGATGGAAAACTGCCGCAAACTTCCGAAAGAGCCTGACATTTATATTACACCAGATCCACGCCACTTATCAAAATATAGATCCAAGGGGCAATTTTTTGAAGGAGAAAAGGTATCATTAAATACACTATTTGGTGAATGGGGCGAATATATTGGTTTATGGAACGTGGAAAATAAAGTACAATCATCGGCAGAGACAGTTTATAAAGGTGTACTTGGTGTTTCTGCAATCGGGACGTATTCAATTATTTGTATCACAGGGAGTCCTAAGTAA